Proteins found in one Choloepus didactylus isolate mChoDid1 chromosome 3, mChoDid1.pri, whole genome shotgun sequence genomic segment:
- the TIGD2 gene encoding tigger transposable element-derived protein 2 — protein sequence MLGKRKRVVLTIKDKLDIIKKLEEGISFKKLSVVYGIGESTVRDIKKNKERIINYANSSDPTSGLSKRKSMKSSTYEELDRVMIEWFNQQKTDGIPVSGTICAKQAKFFFDALGMEGDFNASSGWLTRFKQRHGIPKAAGKGTKLKGDETAANEFCGNFQEFVERENLQPEQIYGADQTGLFWKCLPSRTLAPETEQNTSGYRSSRERIIIMCCANATGLHKLNLCVVGKAKKPRAFKGTDLSNLPVTYFSQKGAWIEYSVFSQWFEKYFVPQVQKHLKSKGLLEKAVLLLDFPPVHPNEEMLSSDDGKIIVKYLPPNVTSLIQPMSQGVLATVKRYYRAGLLQKYMDEGIDPKMFWKNLTVLDAIYEVARAWNTVKSSTITKAWKKLFPGSEENSGMNIDEGAILAANLATVLQNTVDCEHVDIENIDQWFDSQSNDSSHQVLTDNEGAEDQAKPTERKPFNKTRKAELNSEKHITHKAALEWTENLLDYLEQQDDMLLSDKLVLRRLRTIIRRKQKIQSNKSR from the coding sequence ATGTTGGGGAAGCGAAAGCGTGTGGTGTTGACAATTAAGGACAAGCTTGACATTATTAAGAAACTTGAGGAAGGCatctcttttaaaaaactttcagtGGTATATGGAATTGGTGAATCCACAGTTCGtgatattaaaaagaacaaagagaggaTTATAAACTATGCAAACAGTTCAGACCCTACAAGTGGGTTATCCAAACGCAAGTCTATGAAGTCATCAACATATGAGGAACTTGATAGAGTTATGATAGAGTGGTTTAAccaacagaaaacagatgggatTCCTGTGTCTGGAACAATTTGTGCCAAACAAGCCAAATTCTTTTTTGATGCTTTGGGGATGGAAGGTGATTTTAATGCATCATCTGGCTGGCTAACTCGATTTAAGCAGCGCCATGGTATTCCAAAAGCAGCTGGCAAAGGGACTAAACTAAAAGGAGATGAAACTGCTGCCAATGAATTTTGTGGTAACTTTCAGGAATTTGTTGAGAGAGAGAATCTACAACCAGAGCAAATTTATGGTGCTGACCAAACTGGATTGTTCTGGAAATGTCTGCCATCAAGGACATTAGCTCCTGAAACTGAGCAAAATACTTCTGGGTATAGGTCAAGCAGAGAGAGAATCATTATTATGTGTTGTGCAAATGCCACAGGTTTACACAAACTTAATCTTTGTGTTGTGGGGAAAGCAAAAAAACCCCGTGCATTCAAAGGAACTGACCTTTCAAACCTTCCTGTCACTTATTTCAGTCAAAAGGGTGCATGGATAGAATATTCTGTTTTCAGCCAGTGGTTTGAAAAATACTTTGTGCCCCAGGTACAGAAGCATTTGAAATCCAAGGGACTTTTAGAAAAAGCAGTGCTTCTTTTGGATTTCCCCCCAGTACATCCGAATGAAGAAATGTTAAGTTCAGATGATGGTAAAATAATTGTGAAATATTTGCCACCAAATGTTACAAGTCTAATTCAACCTATGAGCCAGGGAGTCCTAGCCACAGTAAAAAGATATTACCGAGCAGGACTTCTCCAGAAATACATGGATGAGGGAATTGATCCAAAAATGTTTTGGAAGAACTTGACAGTATTGGATGCAATTTATGAAGTAGCAAGAGCTTGGAACACAGTGAAATCAAGTACTATAACcaaagcatggaaaaaactttTCCCTGGCAGTGAAGAGAATTCAGGCATGAACATTGATGAAGGAGCAATTTTAGCAGCTAATTTAGCAACAGTTTTACAGAATACAGTAGACTGTGAACATGTTGACATTGAGAATATTGATCAGTGGTTTGACTCTCAGAGTAATGACTCAAGCCATCAGGTGCTAACTGACAATGAAGGTGCTGAGGACCAGGCCAAGCCTACTGAGCGAAAGCCTTTCAATAAGACTAGAAAAGCAGAACTGAATTCAGAGAAGCATATTACCCATAAAGCTGCACTTGAATGGACTGAAAATTTACTGGATTATCTAGAACAACAAGATGACATGCTTCTGTCTGATAAATTGGTATTACGGAGGCTCCGAACGATAAtaagaaggaaacagaagatcCAAAGTAACAAAAGTCGTTAA